The following are encoded together in the Chlorocebus sabaeus isolate Y175 chromosome 20, mChlSab1.0.hap1, whole genome shotgun sequence genome:
- the LOC119619344 gene encoding myo-inositol 2-dehydrogenase-like: MAALKDADTVMISMKFPCGAVVSVDISQHHTDSCDQRLEVRGSQGALQMENQNPLGITGWGTSLSLGSQTQASRYQDSYRELFRHFVRTLKGKEPPEITKEQFLRAFRAAAAAEQSWWSRSAVALPCESAEASVVKTEAP, from the exons ATGGCTGCCTTAAAAGATGCAGACACTGTTATGATCAGCATGAAGTTTCCCTGTGGGGCTGTGGTCAGCGTGGACATCAGCCAGCACCATACAGACAGCTGTGACCAGAGATTGGAG GTGCGTGGGTCCCAAGGCGCGCTGCAGATGGAGAATCAGAATCCCTTGGGCATCACCGGGTGGGGCACGTCCCTGTCCCTCGGCTCCCAGACCCAGGCTAGCCGCTACCAGGACTCGTATCGAGAGCTCTTCAGACACTTTGTCAGAACCCTTAAAG GGAAGGAACCTCCTGAAATCACCAAAGAGCAGTTCCTCAGGGCCTTCCGGGCGGCCGCGGCCGCGGAGCAGTCGTGGTGGAGCCGGTCAGCTGTGGCCCTGCCCTGCGAATCGGCAGAGGCCTCCGTGGTGAAGACAGAAGCTCCATGA